The genomic stretch CGTCCCTGGAGGAACCCACAGAACCAAATCTTCGGCACTGCGGCCGTGGCAGTCGCTCGAACCACCCTTTTCACCTGGCTTGGCACGCCAATGCTTTCGATGTGCGAGTGCTGAGAGGCTATCGACGCCGGCCTGGGCGCGGACGATCACGCTGCCGCCGTCGCCGCCGTCGCCGCCATCGGGTCCGCCGAGCGGAACATATTTTTCACGGCGAAAGCTGACCATGCCGTGGCCGCCGTTGCCTGCCGCGACGTGAATTTCCACTCGATCGACGAACATTGCTGGACGCTTATATTTGGACCATTGAACGTTGACGCATTTCTGCAACCACGCCCGCTAGGGAGCGTGGCTGCCCCAACCGATTTCCGACGGGCGCGGCTCCCATTCGGCGAATTGGAAGCGCACCCATCGTGACCTTCCAAAGTTTAACCTCGGTAGGGCCCGGGTAGTATTTCAGCGGAAGTGTCTAGCTGTCTAGGTGTCTAGGTATCGGCGGAGTGCTAACATAGAAATCTAGAAACGCAGACGCCAAACGCGGCTGAATTTTCCTCCATCCAACTTATCCCACCTTCGATCCAGCGACTATGGCCCCCTCTCGATTCGTTGTGATTCTTGTCGCTGTGGTCGGTTTCATGGGTTTGCGCAGCCTGTTTGCGGCGACGACTACTTCGTCAACTGGCGAGGAGCACGATCGAGTTCGTGAATTGCAAATGTCGGCAATGACGTCCAAGCAGGCCGACTGGGGTTACTGGGGTCCGTCGCCAGCGAAATATAGTGGTTGGGCTAGCCACTCCAATCGGTTGATTCCGGTTTACACTTTTGGAATGGATCTCTGTTCCGTGGCCGGCAAGAACAGCGTTTACCGTAGCAAAGAGCGGCTCGAAAAGCTGTACGGTTACTTGCCCACCGATACGTTGAATCCCGATGCCGAGTACTTCGATCAAACAGACATTTATCGCTTGCAAACAACGGCTGCAGCAGCGGGGAAAAAACGGATCATTCTGTTTATCTTCGACGGTACGGATTGGCAAACAACCCGCGCCGCCGCAATCTATCGCAGCGGCAAGATTTACCACTCCGGTCGTGGCACCGGGTTGCATTTACAAGATTACCGCGGCACAACAACCGATTTCGGCTACTTCGTGACCAGCCCGCGAAACGACGGAACCAAGCCCGATGTCAATTCCCAGAGCCTTGCCAACCCCGGCGGCACGAAGCATGGCGGTTACGACTGGAAACGCGGCGGATCGACGCCGTGGGACGAGCCGCTGCGCGATCCTGAGTATCTTATTGGCAAAAGCAAGCTACAGCCACATGCGGTGACCGACTCGGCCGCCTCCGCCACATCGATGACGACCGGGATCAAGACATACAACGACTCCGTCAATGTGGATTTTGAAGGAAATCGAGCCGATCCGATCGCCCAACAGCTTCAGCGGCAAGATTATGCCATCGGCGTTGTTACGAATGTTCCGATTAGCCACGCGACGCCTGCCGCGGCGTATGGTAACAATGTGCATCGCAGCGATTATCAAGATTTGACGCGAGATTTGCTAGGATTGCGGTCGATCTCTCACAAGCGCGATCCCTTGCCAGGCGTTGATGTGCTCATCGGCTGCGGATGGGGAGAAGCAATCGAGGATAGCAAGAGCCAGGGCGAAAACGCCACTCCCGGCAACCGCTACTTGACTGAGTTTGACCGCCGGCAAATCGAAGCTGGCCGCAGCGGTAAATATGTCATTGCGGAGCGCACGCCCGGCAAGAGCGGCAAGCAGGTGTTAGCTGCCGGCGTTCAGCAGGCGATCGACGGTAGATTGCGTCTGCTAGGTTTCTTTGGCTATGCAAAGAACGCTCACTTGCCGTTTCGCACTGCCGATGGAAAATTCGACCCCGTGAAAGGGGCCAGCGACAAGATGGATGAGTATTCGGTGGCCGATTTGCAAGAGAACCCGCGGTTAGTGGATATGACAGTTGCCGCGCTCGATGTGCTATCACAAAGGCAGCACGGCTTTTGGCTGATGGTTGAAGCCGGCGACGTCGATTGGGGAAACCACGACGACAATATCGACTGCTCGATTGGCTCGGTACTCGACGGCGACGACGCCGTTCGCGCCATCACCGATTGGATCGATCAGCATGGCGGCTGGAAAGACACCGTGCTGATCGTAACGGCCGACCACGGCCACTACTTTCACCTGACGAAGCCTGAAGCGCTGACGGAGGCGAGTAAGGAGAACAAGTAGCCGGGCCACGATGATCGAACAACTGCGAATGACGAATTACGGTGAGCGCAAGACGCTCTTACCATTCAGCAACGATCGCGCATCATTCGCCATTCTCTTTCATCCTCCCAGCTTCTTCGGCTCGTAGGCGTGGTTGCGTTTGCGCAATACCTCGGCTTTGATGATCGCATCGGGAGTCATGCCGGGCTTTGGTTTTTCCGGATCGACTCGCTGGAGTTTTGCTAGAACGTCGATTCCATCGATGACGCGGCCGAACACGGTATGTTGACCATCTAGGTTGCCAGTCGGCACGAAAGTGATGAAAAATTGTGAGCCGCCGGTGTTGAGACCCTTGTGTGCCATGCTAAGCGTGCCACGAAAGTGGACGCGATGTTCTGGCTTGGTGCATTCGCATTCAATTGAATAACCTGGGCCATCGTCGGCGCGTTGTGCGGCGGCGGCAGTGTCTTTGGTGCGTGGGTCGCCCCCTTGGGCGACAAAACCTGGCAGCACTCGGTGAAACTTCGTGCCGTCGTAAAAGCCCGATTCGACTAGACTAATGAAGTTCGCCACGGTGTTCGGGGCTTCGTTTTCGAATAGCTCCACAACCATGTCGCCTTGGCTGGTGTGCAACTTGACTCGTGGTAGATCGTCGGCCTTGGCTTCCGCGGCGCGCAATTGTTGCTCGCGGTTCCACAACGGACGATAAAATTCGATCGCCGCCAGCAAATGGAGCAGCGATTTGTCTTTCAACTCTTTTCCTTGGGACGCCGTTTCAATCTGCTGCTTGGCCTGATCCAACTGCATCGTGGCAAATGCGGCCGATGCGGCGATGCGATGCGGTTGATAGAATTCCGGCGGTCCGATTTTGCGATCGTTGAGCACAGCGACCAGTCGTAAGGCTTCTTCGTAATTGTCGTTGCGTAAATGTGTAAGCGCCATGAAATACAACAACCTGCCAAGCTGGTCGTCTGTCGGTGTAACCACATAAGCCTTTTCTGCGATGTCCTGCAATTTCGGCGAGAGCTTCGCTGCCTGGTCAATGAGTGCGTCGATCTTGGTCGAAAAAGTCGGTCGATCGGCCAGCGACGCCACGCCCCATTTGATTTGTGCATCGGCGATTTCGCTCAGCAGTGTTTTCCATTGGCCATAGACTTCCGCGAATTGCTTGTCCTCGGGAGAAAGCTTTTTCTCCTGCGCAATGACTGTTCCAGCGGTTGCAAGCAGAAGCAACGCGGCAGCGATCGATGTCCGACGTATTGGCATGAAGGGCAACCCTCGTCAACATTTCTTCGGCGGTGCGACAAATCGAATCCAATAATGTAACATACGAAAAAAATCCCCACGAAACCAATCGGTTGAGCCGATGTCGAAAAATAGTTCCCAGCGCCACGAGCCGTCAAATATCGCCGAT from Pirellulales bacterium encodes the following:
- a CDS encoding alkaline phosphatase: MGLRSLFAATTTSSTGEEHDRVRELQMSAMTSKQADWGYWGPSPAKYSGWASHSNRLIPVYTFGMDLCSVAGKNSVYRSKERLEKLYGYLPTDTLNPDAEYFDQTDIYRLQTTAAAAGKKRIILFIFDGTDWQTTRAAAIYRSGKIYHSGRGTGLHLQDYRGTTTDFGYFVTSPRNDGTKPDVNSQSLANPGGTKHGGYDWKRGGSTPWDEPLRDPEYLIGKSKLQPHAVTDSAASATSMTTGIKTYNDSVNVDFEGNRADPIAQQLQRQDYAIGVVTNVPISHATPAAAYGNNVHRSDYQDLTRDLLGLRSISHKRDPLPGVDVLIGCGWGEAIEDSKSQGENATPGNRYLTEFDRRQIEAGRSGKYVIAERTPGKSGKQVLAAGVQQAIDGRLRLLGFFGYAKNAHLPFRTADGKFDPVKGASDKMDEYSVADLQENPRLVDMTVAALDVLSQRQHGFWLMVEAGDVDWGNHDDNIDCSIGSVLDGDDAVRAITDWIDQHGGWKDTVLIVTADHGHYFHLTKPEALTEASKENK
- a CDS encoding peptidylprolyl isomerase, with protein sequence MQLDQAKQQIETASQGKELKDKSLLHLLAAIEFYRPLWNREQQLRAAEAKADDLPRVKLHTSQGDMVVELFENEAPNTVANFISLVESGFYDGTKFHRVLPGFVAQGGDPRTKDTAAAAQRADDGPGYSIECECTKPEHRVHFRGTLSMAHKGLNTGGSQFFITFVPTGNLDGQHTVFGRVIDGIDVLAKLQRVDPEKPKPGMTPDAIIKAEVLRKRNHAYEPKKLGG